From the Pseudoalteromonas tunicata genome, one window contains:
- a CDS encoding inner membrane-spanning protein YciB — MHVLLEYIPLIAFFAVYKLVDIFWATAVLIGLSALQLGYGYFKDGKIATRHLVMFSIALVLGSLTILFHDEQFIKWKATFIYAGLGGTLLISRYFFKKNLVEKMLTSILANAIENQQKLEVPRQVWDKINAFWMVLLFCVAALNIYIAYQYSLDFWVNFKVFGLTAITFVAFIITMIMLYKYFPEEEAS, encoded by the coding sequence ATGCACGTTTTGCTTGAATATATTCCACTGATTGCTTTTTTTGCTGTGTATAAACTGGTCGATATTTTTTGGGCCACTGCTGTATTAATTGGCCTGTCGGCGCTACAACTCGGTTACGGTTATTTTAAAGACGGAAAAATCGCCACCCGACATCTAGTGATGTTCTCGATTGCTTTAGTGCTTGGCTCTCTCACCATTTTGTTTCACGATGAGCAGTTTATAAAATGGAAAGCGACCTTTATTTACGCAGGCCTTGGGGGCACGCTTTTAATTTCACGCTATTTTTTCAAGAAAAACTTGGTTGAAAAAATGCTCACGTCTATTTTAGCTAATGCAATTGAAAATCAGCAAAAGCTAGAAGTGCCACGCCAAGTCTGGGACAAAATCAATGCATTTTGGATGGTTTTACTTTTTTGTGTCGCAGCGCTTAATATTTATATCGCTTATCAGTATTCGTTGGATTTTTGGGTTAATTTTAAAGTCTTTGGTTTAACTGCGATTACCTTTGTAGCCTTCATCATCACGATGATAATGCTATATAAATACTTTCCTGAAGAGGAAGCGAGCTAA
- a CDS encoding YciI family protein, producing the protein MWYMICSTDIENSLPLRKEARPAHLARLEALKSEDRLFVAGPLPAIDSEDPAEAGFTGSLVIAQFNSLEDARQWAADDPYVAAGVYAESIVKPFKKVLP; encoded by the coding sequence ATGTGGTATATGATTTGTTCAACCGATATTGAAAACAGTTTACCGCTTCGAAAAGAAGCGCGCCCTGCCCATTTAGCCCGTCTTGAAGCATTAAAAAGCGAAGATAGATTATTTGTTGCAGGTCCACTCCCCGCGATTGATTCAGAAGACCCTGCCGAGGCTGGATTTACTGGTTCATTAGTTATTGCGCAATTTAACTCTTTAGAAGATGCACGCCAATGGGCCGCCGATGACCCTTATGTTGCTGCGGGTGTATATGCAGAATCTATTGTAAAACCATTTAAAAAAGTGCTGCCTTAA
- a CDS encoding CPBP family intramembrane glutamic endopeptidase, translated as MNYSYYRWFELIAVFIVLPLIGYLMKDQLKLLLIPTLLLLTVWCCFLLLKDPKFKRFRLTNVAQLSVAKKRILTFFSAGVVFSCAFYALLNQEKWFQLPLESPLNWLMLIVFYPLVSVMPQELIYRTYFFHRYKKIIPDKRWRILLSASTFSLAHIIYDNWVAVLLSFAGGLMFAYTYAHSRSTFACVVEHSIWGLWLFSLGLGQYLDSGAIVST; from the coding sequence ATGAATTACAGCTATTACCGCTGGTTTGAACTGATTGCTGTATTTATAGTTTTACCTTTAATTGGTTATCTTATGAAAGACCAATTAAAACTATTATTAATCCCAACCTTACTCCTGCTGACCGTTTGGTGTTGCTTTTTGTTACTCAAAGATCCGAAATTTAAGCGTTTTCGCCTAACAAATGTGGCACAATTGAGTGTGGCAAAAAAACGGATTTTAACTTTTTTTAGTGCCGGCGTCGTCTTTAGCTGTGCATTTTACGCCTTGTTAAATCAAGAAAAGTGGTTTCAATTACCGCTCGAATCCCCCCTTAACTGGCTCATGCTGATTGTGTTTTATCCGTTAGTATCGGTTATGCCGCAAGAATTAATTTATCGTACTTATTTTTTTCATCGCTATAAAAAAATTATTCCCGATAAACGTTGGCGCATTTTACTCAGCGCTAGCACATTTAGTTTAGCGCACATCATTTATGATAATTGGGTTGCGGTACTCCTTTCGTTTGCAGGTGGATTAATGTTTGCGTATACCTACGCGCATAGTCGCTCAACCTTTGCATGTGTTGTTGAACACAGTATTTGGGGGCTTTGGCTCTTTAGCCTAGGATTGGGTCAGTATTTAGATTCTGGGGCGATTGTCAGCACATAA
- a CDS encoding sodium-dependent transporter: MSASREHFSSRLGFILAAAGSAVGIGNLVGFPVSATKNGGGAFLVVYALFVAFICLPVMMAEMAMGRHAQKDPLGSYRLLSNNHNGWRKAGWLAVLTPFMIAVFYMVITVWIFGYLVQTSIGNLDLLAKPEHFGSFINQTSVFIYMALVGLIINLILVGGVKEGIEKASKILMPALFVLLIALVGYVLTLDNAMAGVKYYVVPDFSKLDASVLNGALSQAFFSLSLGMGILMTYASYISKKDDIVGAAKMVAVTDSLVAFIAGLMVLPAIFSFNPETDPTQLSDSSVSMIFVYLPKILLALQADIGYVGASMVAFIFFLLVFFAAITSLVSIIEVPTATLIEEKCISRKKALGILSLTMGVLTVLCTLSFGMVEWLTNFTTYGSGNKSLFDVVYDVFYDTILPLNGLLVCLFVMYRWKKSELSKELSLGSDNYQGSFMERYVNFSLSTFIPVILLAIFINTVATKFFAVSLLGF; encoded by the coding sequence ATGAGTGCAAGTCGCGAGCATTTTAGTTCACGTTTAGGGTTTATCCTTGCTGCAGCAGGTTCTGCAGTTGGGATTGGTAATTTAGTTGGCTTTCCGGTTTCTGCAACAAAAAATGGTGGTGGTGCTTTTTTAGTGGTGTATGCACTATTTGTCGCGTTTATTTGTTTACCTGTGATGATGGCTGAAATGGCAATGGGCCGTCACGCGCAAAAAGATCCTCTCGGTTCGTATCGTTTGTTGTCAAATAATCACAACGGTTGGCGAAAAGCTGGCTGGTTAGCCGTATTGACACCTTTTATGATTGCGGTGTTTTACATGGTGATCACAGTGTGGATTTTTGGTTATTTAGTGCAAACGAGTATCGGTAATTTAGATTTATTGGCTAAACCAGAACATTTTGGCAGCTTTATTAATCAAACTTCAGTGTTTATTTATATGGCATTAGTTGGGTTGATTATTAACCTGATTTTAGTTGGTGGTGTAAAAGAGGGTATTGAAAAAGCATCTAAAATTTTAATGCCAGCGTTGTTTGTATTACTGATTGCCTTAGTGGGATATGTCTTAACTCTTGATAATGCGATGGCTGGGGTTAAATATTATGTGGTACCCGATTTTTCGAAGTTAGATGCTTCGGTACTCAATGGTGCATTATCACAAGCGTTTTTTTCGCTTTCACTGGGTATGGGTATTTTAATGACTTATGCCTCTTATATCTCTAAAAAAGATGACATTGTTGGCGCCGCTAAAATGGTGGCGGTGACTGACTCATTAGTGGCCTTTATTGCAGGTTTGATGGTTTTACCTGCTATTTTTAGTTTTAATCCTGAGACTGATCCTACGCAGTTATCAGATTCATCTGTGTCGATGATTTTTGTTTATTTACCAAAAATTCTACTGGCACTGCAAGCTGACATTGGCTATGTCGGTGCTTCTATGGTCGCGTTTATCTTTTTCTTGTTAGTATTTTTTGCTGCAATTACATCGTTAGTATCGATTATTGAAGTGCCTACCGCGACGTTAATTGAAGAAAAATGCATCAGCCGTAAAAAGGCGCTTGGAATTTTATCGCTCACTATGGGTGTATTAACGGTATTGTGTACGTTATCGTTTGGTATGGTTGAATGGCTCACTAACTTTACTACCTATGGTTCTGGCAATAAGAGTTTATTTGATGTGGTTTATGATGTGTTTTATGACACGATTTTGCCATTAAACGGTTTGTTAGTGTGTTTATTTGTGATGTATCGTTGGAAGAAAAGCGAGCTATCTAAAGAGCTCAGCCTAGGTTCAGATAACTATCAAGGCAGCTTTATGGAGCGATATGTTAACTTTTCACTGTCGACCTTTATTCCAGTTATTTTGTTGGCCATTTTTATCAATACGGTTGCCACTAAGTTTTTTGCTGTGAGCTTACTTGGTTTTTAA
- a CDS encoding PepSY domain-containing protein, with amino-acid sequence MSTHLYAAPPVEPVVKSAAKSTSIGKRQAVQIVKKEYPGQVLKVKEKDSHFKVRVLQSQGHVIDLNVNKTDGKVKKDND; translated from the coding sequence ATGAGTACACACTTATACGCAGCGCCACCTGTTGAACCTGTGGTTAAATCTGCAGCCAAAAGTACCTCTATTGGTAAACGTCAAGCGGTGCAAATTGTTAAAAAAGAATATCCAGGCCAAGTCTTAAAGGTGAAAGAAAAAGACTCTCACTTCAAAGTACGGGTATTACAATCTCAAGGCCATGTTATTGATCTGAATGTTAATAAAACAGATGGCAAAGTGAAAAAGGATAACGATTAA
- a CDS encoding response regulator transcription factor: MRILVIEDDLHLADNLRAALEKEKYSVDLAHDGESGLFHLTEYPLDLAVIDLGLPKMNGIEVIKRARAQQAELPILILTARDRWQDKVEGLDAGADDYLTKPFHPEELIARCNALIRRSAGQANPEMIAGPIRINTRSQQVWLNNIEVSLTGYEYRVLEYLMVNPQKVISKSELTEHIYDQDFDLDSNVIEVFVLRLRKKIDPDGTLNPIETLRGRGYRLRSQW, from the coding sequence ATGCGTATTTTAGTGATCGAAGATGATTTACATTTAGCAGACAACCTTAGAGCTGCACTAGAAAAAGAAAAGTACAGCGTTGATCTTGCTCATGATGGCGAAAGTGGTTTATTTCATTTAACCGAATACCCTTTGGATTTAGCCGTTATCGATTTAGGTCTGCCAAAAATGAACGGTATCGAAGTCATCAAACGCGCGCGCGCACAACAAGCTGAACTGCCAATTTTAATTTTAACTGCCCGCGACCGCTGGCAAGACAAAGTCGAAGGTCTTGATGCAGGCGCAGATGATTACTTAACTAAACCGTTTCATCCTGAAGAACTTATAGCACGTTGTAACGCTCTTATCCGCCGAAGTGCAGGCCAAGCCAACCCAGAAATGATAGCAGGCCCAATTCGCATCAATACTCGCTCACAACAAGTGTGGCTTAATAACATTGAAGTTTCGCTCACCGGCTATGAGTATCGCGTTTTAGAATACCTCATGGTGAACCCACAAAAAGTGATCTCAAAATCTGAACTCACTGAGCATATTTACGACCAAGATTTTGACCTGGATTCGAATGTTATCGAAGTTTTTGTCTTACGGTTACGTAAAAAAATCGACCCAGATGGCACGCTCAATCCAATTGAAACCCTACGCGGTCGTGGTTATCGCTTACGCAGCCAATGGTAA